One Numida meleagris isolate 19003 breed g44 Domestic line chromosome 6, NumMel1.0, whole genome shotgun sequence genomic region harbors:
- the POLR2L gene encoding DNA-directed RNA polymerases I, II, and III subunit RPABC5 produces MIIPVRCFTCGKIVGNKWEAYLGLLQAEYTEGDALDALGLKRYCCRRMLLAHVDLIEKLLNYAPLEK; encoded by the exons ATGATCATCCCGGTCAGGTGCTTCACGTGCGGCAAGATCGTTGGAAACAAGTGGGAAGCTTATCTCGGCCTTCTGCAGGCAGAATACACGGAAGG AGATGCCCTGGATGCCCTTGGTTTGAAGAGATACTGCTGCCGCAGAATGCTCCTAGCCCATGTGGATCTGATTGAGAAGCTTTTGAATTATGCACCTCTGGAGAAATGA